TCGACATCAAGATCGAGCAGGGCGAGCTGTTCCCCGAGAACCTGCAGCAGGACCCCACCTTCGTGCAGGACGGCGTATTGACCGAAGCCGGCCTCAACGGGTTGCGCGAGAAGCTGCCCCATGCCGAGGTCGACGCCATCGAGGCCGACCCGCGCCTGAGCCGCGTGGGCGAGATCTTCACGGTCGACGCCATCACCAACTTCGTCGAGCGCAAGCTCGGCGCCGCGGCCTGAGGACCGGCCCCGTGCGCTGGCTCTGGATCGATCGCATCCTCGAACTCGATCCGGGCCGCCGGCTGCTCGCGTGCAAGGCGGTCAGCCTCAGCGAGCCCCACCTGCACCAGCACTTTCCCGCCAGTGGCGATCGTCCGGCCATGCCCATCGCGCCCGCGCCCTTGATCATCGAGGGCATGGCCCAGGCCGGTGGCCTGCTGGCCGGCCACGCAAGGAACTTCAAGGACGACGTCGTGCTGGCCAAGCTGCGCAAGGCTGAACTCCACTTCGAAGTCCTTCCCGGTTCGACCATCGAGTTCGAAGCCAACCTCGTGGCCATCGACGACAGCGGGGCCTCGGTGGACGGCGTCGTGCGCGTGATCGATCCGATGTGGGATGGGCCGCGGGATCTCGGCACCATCGACCTTATGTTCGCCCACGTGCCGGCCGAGCGGGATTCGCTCCTGATCGCCGAGGCGTTCCGCACGCTGATCGCCGGCAGCGTGCAGGCAGGCGGCGACGGCGTGGAGCAGATGGCCCTCTAATCGCCCGTGTGCGCGGCTTGGCGGAATAGCTCCATCGGTGCGTCATGACCGGTGAACGCCTTGAACTGGGCCGCCGCCTGCGTGACCAGCACGTCCAGCCCATCGATGACGCGCAGCCCGCGCGCGGTGGCGGCCTTCACCAGTGGCGTTTCGCGCGGGTGGTACACGGTCTCGATAATTGCGGCTTCAGCAAGGGCGTCGGCGGAAATGGGTGTCTCGCCCGGCGCGGGCCCGCCGGCCATGCCGATCGGCGTGCATTGCACGACGGCGTGCATGGGCGGCAGGTGATCGAGCGACTCAAGATGCACGGTTCGGTCGATCTTGTCGACCAACGCACGGGCGCGCTCGGCCGTTCGGTTGTACACGTGGACGTGCGCGCCGGCATGACCGAGGGCGTGCGCGCAACTCGCGGCCATCCCTCCGGCGCCCAGGACGAGCACCGGCGCGCCGGCCACGTCGACGCCTGCGCGTTGCAGGCACGCCACGACGGCCGGCCCATCGGTATTCATGACGCGAATGCCCTCGCCCTCACGCACGAGCGTGTTGGCCGCCCCGCAATGCTCGACGAGGCCGTCCATCGCCCAGCCCTGCTCGCGCGCAAGCCGCACGAGGTCTTCCTTGTGCGGCATGGTCACGCTCAGGCCCGTCAGGTCGAGCGAATTGCACGCAAGCAATTCGGTCAGCGTGGCCTTGAGTGACTCGTACCCCGGCGCGACGGGCATGGGCAGGTACACGCCGTCGAATGCCACGCGCTCAAAGCCCGCGTTGTGCATGGCCGGGGAACGCGAGTGCTCGACGGGATCGCCCAGGATGCCAAACACTTTCGTCGTGCGCGTGATGCCCTTGAAGCGATAGAGGCCAAGGAGCTCGGCGATGGTCGGCTGGCCCGGCGCGGTGGTCTTCTCCGATCGCAGGCTGGCGAAGGTGAGGAATCCGCCGAACTTCGGCGCCAGCACGCGGCTCATCAGGCCATAGGCGCCCATGCCCAGCGCGATGGTGGGGCGGTCGCGATGATCGAGGATCTCGAACAGTTCGAGGTTGTCACGGAGCGATCGGGCGCGAAAGGCGACCTTGTGCACCGCTGCGTCGGCATCGTCGCGCAGCTCGAGCAATTGCCGCGTCAGCTTCGCCGGTCGGCCATGGAAGTCGTGCAGGCTCAGGAT
This window of the Phycisphaerales bacterium genome carries:
- a CDS encoding acyl carrier protein produces the protein MTRDEIHGRVQEVLAEVLGIDEEEVTPRATLTGDLGAESIDFLDIVFRLEQAFDIKIEQGELFPENLQQDPTFVQDGVLTEAGLNGLREKLPHAEVDAIEADPRLSRVGEIFTVDAITNFVERKLGAAA
- the aroD gene encoding type I 3-dehydroquinate dehydratase produces the protein MSTLVCVPIAVDTPEQALADAEHARLAGADMAEFRLDAFFEEASQIDACIKLVADSPLPCIATCRPTWEGGEYRGDEPTRLALFERLAGAEHRPRYIDVELAARTKPVLAGDDAPGLILSLHDFHGRPAKLTRQLLELRDDADAAVHKVAFRARSLRDNLELFEILDHRDRPTIALGMGAYGLMSRVLAPKFGGFLTFASLRSEKTTAPGQPTIAELLGLYRFKGITRTTKVFGILGDPVEHSRSPAMHNAGFERVAFDGVYLPMPVAPGYESLKATLTELLACNSLDLTGLSVTMPHKEDLVRLAREQGWAMDGLVEHCGAANTLVREGEGIRVMNTDGPAVVACLQRAGVDVAGAPVLVLGAGGMAASCAHALGHAGAHVHVYNRTAERARALVDKIDRTVHLESLDHLPPMHAVVQCTPIGMAGGPAPGETPISADALAEAAIIETVYHPRETPLVKAATARGLRVIDGLDVLVTQAAAQFKAFTGHDAPMELFRQAAHTGD